In the Vicia villosa cultivar HV-30 ecotype Madison, WI unplaced genomic scaffold, Vvil1.0 ctg.005364F_1_1, whole genome shotgun sequence genome, one interval contains:
- the LOC131642585 gene encoding uncharacterized protein LOC131642585: MDIPTDTVKERTRHTRAYKIPDIDVSGLIGLSSRLEGEVLRDFNHDYGNLLSILKTSFDPMALITLFQFYDPQLRCFTFQDYQLVPTLEEFSYILNIRITDDVPFIRVPEVVRFEKIAEALHMGIKEVERNWKSSGGVSGFYLCFLIGRAEDAAKKEQWVDFSRLLAIMIYGIVLFPSIENFVSLAAICVFMNKNPVPTLLADAYFSIHSRSKKGGYVVGSCLPLLYQWFMLHLPVRGPFVLKKSSLKWSDRIVNLTSYDIRWNYCVGKIWNIITSCGQYPNVPLMGTRGCISYNPTLAYRQLGYAMERAQNDVEAFESVYFADGKDPLELEKIAYAWTKVHRRDQNTLSKKVPIAMGPYRKWVEARVANLLLPFARSCPLYEQPPVVLSDTVAAELYIQTEADNIKLRAKDNEVGLERYFQDREKAELARKLKHAQGEGSSMTRAQRRSHDLMEESLYQKQQECAKLRRSESNSKRRMQDSEQQLMEEKAKSARLEEELASFRSQRRGDGGAHSVVRRS; encoded by the coding sequence ATGGACATTCCCACTGATACTGTCAAGGAGCGTACAAGGCACACCAGAGCTTATAAGATTCCGGATATTGATGTTTCGGGGTTGATTGGTTTGAGTTCTCGGTTGGAAGGGGAGGTTCTTCGTGACTTCAATCATGATTATGGCAATTTGCTCTCTATCCTCAAGACATCTTTCGATCCAATGGCTTTGATCACCCtgtttcagttctatgatccacaGTTGAGGTGTTTTACATTTCAGGATTATCAACTGGTGCCAACACTCGAGGAGTTTTCTTACATACTCAATATCCGAATCACTGATGATGTACCTTTCATTCGAGTTCCCGAGGTTGTGAGATTTGAAAAAATAGCTGAAGCTCTTCACATGGGTATAAAGGAGGTGGAAAGAAATTGGAAGTCATCGGGCGGTGTTTCTGGTTTCTATCTTTGCTTTTTGATCGGTAGGGCTGAGGATGCGGCGAAGAAGGAGCAGTGGGTTGATTTTAGTCGTTTGCTTGCTATCATGATTTATGGTATTGTTTTATTCCCTTCAATAGAAAACTTTGTGAGTTTGGCGGCAATTTGTGTCTTTATGAACAAAAACCCCGTGCCAACGTTGCTTGCAGACGCTTATTTTTCGATCCATTCGAGAAGTAAGAAGGGAGGATATGTTGTTGGTTCTTGTCTTCCGTTGTTGTATCAGTGGTTCATGTTGCATTTGCCGGTGAGAGGACCTTttgtgctcaagaagagttctcttAAGTGGTCAGATAGGATTGTTAACCTCACATCTTATGACATCAGGTGGAACTATTGTGTGGGGAAGATTTGGAACATCATCACTAGTTGCGGTCAATATCCCAACGTTCCTCTCATGGGAACCAGAGGTTGCATTAGTTACAATCCCACACTCGCCTATCGTCAATTGGGATATGCAATGGAAAGGGCTcagaatgatgtagaagcgtttgAATCAGTGTACTTTGCTGATGGTAAAGATCCTCTGGAGCTAGAAAAGATAGCGTATGCTTGGACCAAAGTTCACAGGAGAGATCAGAATACTTTGAGCAAGAAAGTTCCTATTGCTATGGGTCCTTACCGAAAGTGGGTTGAAGCAAGAGTGGCAAATCTGTTGTTACCATTTGCTAGGTCATGTCCATTGTATGAGCAACCTCCCGTGGTTTTATCTGATACCGTTGCGGCTGAACTCTATATTCAAACTGAAGCGGACAACATCAAACTAAGAGCAAAGGACAATGAGGTTGGCTTGGAGAGGTATTTTCAAGATCGCGAAAAGGCGGAATTGGCTCGTAAGCTCAAGCATGCGCAAGGTGAAGGTTCAAGCATGACACGTGCCCAAAGGCGATCTCATGATTTGATGGAAGAAAGCTTGTACCAAAAACAGCAGGAATGTGCGAAGTTGCGAAGGTCCGAAAGCAATAGCAAGAGAAGGATGCAGGATTCAGAACAACAGTTGATGGAAGAGAAAGCCAAGTCAGCTAGACTTGAAGAAGAGCTTGCAAGCTTCCGGTCCCAGCGGAGAGGAGATGGAGGAGCTCATTCTGTTGTCAGACGATCCTAG
- the LOC131642587 gene encoding uncharacterized protein LOC131642587 has product MAEMRAQLTEQMNAQMAQFMEALTNVTKGQDDLRVLVENSRRNENEGRQGLFEDVSGRIDDHHDPNEFARFLMHFFQDSLAGASLEWYVQLERTHIHSWRDLVEAFIKHYQYNVDMAPNRTQLQSLVQGPKDSFKEYAQKWRELAARVQPPMTEREMIDMFASTLSGHYYLACSASANFSEMVRYGERVEMGLKMGKIQLGASSNSTGGKKQTEGYARRKEGNADAIYGRRGSGRNNSQVNAVMIPVPQQQHQQGQRSSNDRYPPRTRPHRKIDPIPMTYAQVLQHLLKIEKITLRDAPNAPDTQSPNYNANARCAFHSGAAGHDTERCIALKNKVQNLLDQKIIQFTPTPNIVNNPMPAHGGSGVNAIESEEIRVVSEVSCLNFPLVSVKQHLINSGIFPGCGVDCENCKSQPEGCADLKGMVQKLIDEGPLQFYRRLRGAKSEDGEVSVISIPYDPVVPICIQVPIQIPVSIPYEEQPAALMITVPGPIPYESEKAIPWHYGSDVYYYGTKEEGEPSKEKFVEASVANTDNFAGTGRITRSGRVFSPQLVQNNADALAKAKGKQVVPDVQNSPIQSGAPDSAVSSKDVHVCKRFVSAYRRT; this is encoded by the exons ATGGCTGAGATGAGAGCTCAACTGACGGAGCAGATGAACGCGCAGATGGCgcagtttatggaagcattgactaatgtgaccaaggggcAGGATGACTTGCGAGTTCTCGTCGAGAATTCTAGAAGGAATGAGAATGAAGGACGCCAAGGGCTGTTTGAGGATGTATCTGGTAGGATTGATGATCACCATGATCCGAATGAGTTTGCTC GTTTCCTGAtgcacttcttccaggatagtcttgCTGGGGCTTCTTTGGAGTGGTATGTTCAGCTGGAGCGTACTCATATCCATTCCtggagagatcttgtggaggctttCATTAAGCATTATCAGTATAATGTTGACATGGCGCCGAATCGAACTCAACTTCAGAGTTTGGTTCAAGGTCCTAAAGAttccttcaaggagtatgctcagaaatggcgtGAGTTAGCTGCGAGGGTTCAGCCACCAATGACTGAACGTGAGATGATTGACATGTTTGCCAGTACTTTGTCTGGACACTACTACTTGGCTTGTAGTGCTTCAGCAAACTTTtctgaaatggtgagatatggCGAGCGTGTTGAAATGGGCCTCAAGATGGGGAAAATTCAGTTGGGAGCTTCTTCTAACTCCACTGGTGGTAAGAAGCAAACTGAAGGTTATGCCAGAAGGAAAGAAGGCAATGCAGATGCCATATATGGAAGAAGAGGTTCAGGGAGAAATAATTCACAGGTTAATGCTGTCATGATCccagtaccacaacaacaacatcagcagGGACAGCGTTCCAGTAATGATCGCTATCCTCCCAGGACTAGGCCTCACAGAAAGATTGatccgattcctatgacctatgctCAGGTGCTGCAACATTTGCTTAAGATTGAAaagattactttgagagatgctccgaATGCTCCGGACACACAATCTCCGAATTACAATGCGAATGCACGATGTGCTTTTCATTCAGGTGCTGCTGGGCATGATACCGAGAGGTGTATTGCGTTAAAGAACAAAGTCCAAAATTTGTTGGACCAAAAGATTATTCAGTTCactcctacacccaatattgtcaataatcCGATGCCTGCTCACGGAGGTTCGGGTGTGAATGCCATTGAGAGTGAAGAGATAAGGGTTGTATCTGAAGTGAGCTGTTTGAATTTTCCTCTTGTATCTGTGAAGCAACATCTGATTAATAGCGGTATCTTCCCGGGCTGTGGTGTTGATTGTGAGAATTGCAAAAGTCAACCTGAAGGTTGTGCTGATTTGAAAGGTATGGTACAAAAGCTGATTGACGAGGGTCCTCTTCAGTTCTATCGAAGATTGAGAGGTGCGAAGAGTGAGGATGGTGAAGTGTCTGTGATCTCAATTCCTTATGATCCAGTTGTTCCAATATGTATTCAGGTGCCTATTCAGATACCTGTCAGTATCCCGTATGAGGAACAACCAGCGGCGTTGATGATTACGGTGCCAGGGCCTATTCCATATGAGAGTGAGAAGGCCATCCCTTGGCATTATGGTTCAGACGTATATTACTATGGCACGAAGGAAGAAGGCGAGCCATCTAAAGAGAAGTTTGTTGAGGCCTCAGTTGCAAACACTGATAACTTCGCCGGTACTGGTAGGATCACTCGCAGTGGTAGGGTGTTCTCCCCTCAGCTTGTTCAAAAcaatgcagatgctttggctaaggcCAAAGGAAAACAAGTAGTGCCCGATGTCCAGAACTCTCCGATTCAGAGTGGGGCACCTGATAGTGCTgtgtcttccaaggat